One genomic region from Phocoena sinus isolate mPhoSin1 chromosome 3, mPhoSin1.pri, whole genome shotgun sequence encodes:
- the PGBD2 gene encoding piggyBac transposable element-derived protein 2 isoform X3, with amino-acid sequence MASSSSLTTGRRTGSKLKSMKLLEVLNALEEEESGQSREEIFIAPPNNASGDFTDEDSGDEDGRRGTHLPGNVLHAFVVPEDSGTGEEDDDLQLQPAMKKQKAAVEPQHVWTKRDICPDFTSWTASDPHMEDLKSQELSPVGLFELFFDEGTINFIVNETNRYAWQKNVNLGLTAQELKCVLGILILSGYISYPRRRMFWETSPDSHHHLVADAIRRDRFELIFSYLHFADNNELDESDRFAKVRPLIVRMNYNFQKHAPLEEFYSFGESMCEYFGHRGSKRLPAGKPVRLGYKIWCGTTSRGYLVWFEPSQGTLFTKPDRGLDLGGSMVVKFVDALQTRGCLPYHIFFDKVFTSVKLMSILRKKGVKATGTVREYRTERCPLKDPKELKRMKRGSFDYKVDESEEIIVCRWHDSSVVNICSNAVGIEPAGLTSHHSGAAKTQAQVHQPSLLRLYQEKVGGVGRMDQNIAKYKVKIRGMKWYSSFIGYVIDAALNNAWQLHRICCQDAQVDLLAFRRYVACVYLESNADTSSQGRRSRRLETESRFDMIGHWIIHQDKRTRCALCHSQTNTRCEKCQKGVHAKCFRAYHIR; translated from the coding sequence CCTCACTACCGGGAGAAGAACCGGCTCAAAGCTGAAGTCCATGAAGTTGCTTGAGGTTCTGAATGCTCTGGAGGAGGAGGAGTCTGGCCAGAGTAGGGAGGAGATCTTCATTGCACCGCCCAACAATGCTTCAGGGGACTTCACTGATGAGGACTCGGGTGATGAAGATGGCCGGCGAGGAACCCACCTGCCTGGCAATGTGCTGCATGCCTTTGTTGTGCCTGAGGACTCTGGCACCGGGGAGGAGGATGATGACCTGCAGCTGCAGCCAGCCATGAAGAAGCAAAAGGCAGCAGTGGAACCTCAACATGTTTGGACCAAAAGAGATATCTGCCCAGACTTCACCAGTTGGACAGCATCGGATCCTCATATGGAGGATCTCAAAAGCCAGGAACTGAGTCCTGTAGGCCTCTTTGAATTGTTTTTTGATGAAGGAacaattaattttattgttaatGAAACCAATCGTTACGCTTGGCAGAAGAATGTCAACCTGGGTCTCACAGCTCAGGAATTGAAGTGCGTTTTGGGCATTTTGATTTTAAGTGGGTATATCTCCTATCCAAGGAGAAGGATGTTTTGGGAAACATCCCCTGATTCACATCATCATCTCGTGGCTGATGCAATTAGAAGGGACAGATTTGAACTGATTTTCTCATACCTGCATTTTGCAGATAACAATGAGCTTGATGAAAGTGATAGGTTTGCCAAGGTGAGGCCTCTCATTGTCCGCATGAACTACAATTTCCAGAAGCATGCACCCTTGGAAGAGTTCTACAGCTTTGGCGAGTCTATGTGTGAGTACTTTGGACACCGGGGGTCCAAGCGTCTGCCTGCGGGGAAACCTGTGCGGCTGGGCTACAAGATCTGGTGTGGGACGACCAGCAGGGGCTATTTGGTGTGGTTCGAGCCCTCACAGGGCACACTGTTCACTAAGCCAGACAGGGGCCTGGACCTAGGAGGCAGTATGGTGGTGAAATTTGTGGATGCACTTCAGACACGTGGGTGTCTGCCATACCACATATTTTTTGACAAGGTTTTTACAAGTGTCAAATTGATGTCCATTTTAAGGAAGAAGGGAGTGAAGGCCACGGGAACTGTCCGTGAGTACAGAACTGAACGATGTCCCCTTAAAGATCCCAAAGAACTGAAGAGAATGAAGAGGGGTTCGTTCGATTACAAAGTTGATGAGAGTGAGGAGATCATCGTGTGCCGCTGGCACGATAGCAGTGTGGTCAACATCTGCTCCAACGCTGTGGGCATAGAGCCAGCGGGGCTGACCAGCCATCACTCAGGAGCAGCCAAGACGCAGGCCCAGGTTCATCAGCCATCCCTGCTGAGGCTGTACCAGGAGAAGGTCGGGGGCGTCGGCCGCATGGACCAGAACATCGCCAAGTACAAGGTGAAGATCCGGGGTATGAAGTGGTACTCGAGTTTCATTGGCTATGTTATTGACGCTGCTCTTAACAATGCATGGCAGCTGCACAGGATATGCTGCCAGGATGCCCAGGTGGACCTTCTGGCCTTCCGGAGATATGTGGCCTGCGTGTACCTAGAGAGCAACGCGGATACATCATCCCAAGGGAGGCGAAGCAGGCGGCTGGAAACCGAGAGCCGCTTTGACATGATTGGGCACTGGATCATCCACCAGGACAAGAGGACCCGGTGTGCCCTGTGCCACTCACAGACCAACACCCGCTGTGAGAAGTGCCAGAAGGGCGTCCATGCCAAGTGCTTCAGGGCGTACCACATCCGGTAA
- the LOC116752004 gene encoding olfactory receptor 56-like, whose amino-acid sequence MDKRNETSGADFILLGLFLDMKHIRFFIGAMLVIYTVALTLNFVLILLISVDSHLHMPMYFLLSQLALMDMMLVSSTVPKMATNFFSGRRNISRVACGTQFFFFLTLGIAECILITLMSYDRYVAICNPLRYALIMSQKVCLQMAAISWAGGALTSLTHTAYTMHFPICGSREISHFLCEVMAILKLACEDVSAYEKAVIVTSIVVLLIPLSLIMFSYALIFLAILHMKSPEGRDKALATCFSHLTVVCLYYGPAMVVYMRPSSYHNPKLDQVLPVLGPTLTPLLNPLIYGLRNKEVVGALRKVLS is encoded by the coding sequence ATggataaaagaaatgaaacctCAGGAGCTGATTTCATCCTCCTAGGCCTTTTCCTGGATATGAAACATATCAGATTTTTTATTGGTGCTATGCTTGTGATTTACACTGTGGCTCTGACTTTGAACTTTGTCCTAATTCTCCTGATCTCCGTGGATTCTCACCTCCACATGCCCATGTACTTCCTGCTCAGCCAACTAGCTCTCATGGACATGATGTTAGTCTCTAGCACAGTACCCAAGATGGCAACCAATTTCTTCTCTGGGAGGAGAAACATATCACGAGTGGCCTGTGGGACTCAGTTCTTCTTCTTCCTGACTCTAGGAATTGCTGAGTGCATCCTCATCACCCTCATGTCCTATGACCGGTATGTGGCCATCTGTAACCCTCTGAGATACGCCCTCATCATGAGCCAGAAGGTCTGTCTGCAGATGGCTGCCATCTCCTGGGCTGGGGGCGCCCTTACATCACTCACACACACGGCCTACACCATGCATTTCCCCATCTGTGGTTCCAGAGAGATTTCCCATTTCCTCTGTGAGGTCATGGCCATTCTAAAATTGGCCTGTGAAGACGTCTCTGCCTATGAGAAGGCTGTGATAGTGACAAGCATTGTGGTGCTCCTCATCCCCTTGTCCCTTATCATGTTCTCTTATGCTCTCATCTTCCTTGCCATCCTCCACATGAAATCCCCAGAGGGAAGGGACAAAGCCTTAGCCACTTGCTTTTCCCACTTGACTGTAGTGTGCCTCTATTATGGCCCTGCCATGGTGGTCTACATGAGGCCTAGTTCCTATCATAATCCCAAGCTGGACCAGGTCCTCCCTGTACTTGGCCCTACTCTCACACCTTTGCTAAATCCTCTGATTTATGGTCTTAGGAACAAAGAAGTTGTGGGGGCCCTAAGGAAGGTGCTGAGTTGA
- the PGBD2 gene encoding piggyBac transposable element-derived protein 2 isoform X1 → MASLHSVSCHRSSLTTGRRTGSKLKSMKLLEVLNALEEEESGQSREEIFIAPPNNASGDFTDEDSGDEDGRRGTHLPGNVLHAFVVPEDSGTGEEDDDLQLQPAMKKQKAAVEPQHVWTKRDICPDFTSWTASDPHMEDLKSQELSPVGLFELFFDEGTINFIVNETNRYAWQKNVNLGLTAQELKCVLGILILSGYISYPRRRMFWETSPDSHHHLVADAIRRDRFELIFSYLHFADNNELDESDRFAKVRPLIVRMNYNFQKHAPLEEFYSFGESMCEYFGHRGSKRLPAGKPVRLGYKIWCGTTSRGYLVWFEPSQGTLFTKPDRGLDLGGSMVVKFVDALQTRGCLPYHIFFDKVFTSVKLMSILRKKGVKATGTVREYRTERCPLKDPKELKRMKRGSFDYKVDESEEIIVCRWHDSSVVNICSNAVGIEPAGLTSHHSGAAKTQAQVHQPSLLRLYQEKVGGVGRMDQNIAKYKVKIRGMKWYSSFIGYVIDAALNNAWQLHRICCQDAQVDLLAFRRYVACVYLESNADTSSQGRRSRRLETESRFDMIGHWIIHQDKRTRCALCHSQTNTRCEKCQKGVHAKCFRAYHIR, encoded by the coding sequence ATGGCCTCTCTTCATTCTGTTTCCTGTCATCGCAGCAGCCTCACTACCGGGAGAAGAACCGGCTCAAAGCTGAAGTCCATGAAGTTGCTTGAGGTTCTGAATGCTCTGGAGGAGGAGGAGTCTGGCCAGAGTAGGGAGGAGATCTTCATTGCACCGCCCAACAATGCTTCAGGGGACTTCACTGATGAGGACTCGGGTGATGAAGATGGCCGGCGAGGAACCCACCTGCCTGGCAATGTGCTGCATGCCTTTGTTGTGCCTGAGGACTCTGGCACCGGGGAGGAGGATGATGACCTGCAGCTGCAGCCAGCCATGAAGAAGCAAAAGGCAGCAGTGGAACCTCAACATGTTTGGACCAAAAGAGATATCTGCCCAGACTTCACCAGTTGGACAGCATCGGATCCTCATATGGAGGATCTCAAAAGCCAGGAACTGAGTCCTGTAGGCCTCTTTGAATTGTTTTTTGATGAAGGAacaattaattttattgttaatGAAACCAATCGTTACGCTTGGCAGAAGAATGTCAACCTGGGTCTCACAGCTCAGGAATTGAAGTGCGTTTTGGGCATTTTGATTTTAAGTGGGTATATCTCCTATCCAAGGAGAAGGATGTTTTGGGAAACATCCCCTGATTCACATCATCATCTCGTGGCTGATGCAATTAGAAGGGACAGATTTGAACTGATTTTCTCATACCTGCATTTTGCAGATAACAATGAGCTTGATGAAAGTGATAGGTTTGCCAAGGTGAGGCCTCTCATTGTCCGCATGAACTACAATTTCCAGAAGCATGCACCCTTGGAAGAGTTCTACAGCTTTGGCGAGTCTATGTGTGAGTACTTTGGACACCGGGGGTCCAAGCGTCTGCCTGCGGGGAAACCTGTGCGGCTGGGCTACAAGATCTGGTGTGGGACGACCAGCAGGGGCTATTTGGTGTGGTTCGAGCCCTCACAGGGCACACTGTTCACTAAGCCAGACAGGGGCCTGGACCTAGGAGGCAGTATGGTGGTGAAATTTGTGGATGCACTTCAGACACGTGGGTGTCTGCCATACCACATATTTTTTGACAAGGTTTTTACAAGTGTCAAATTGATGTCCATTTTAAGGAAGAAGGGAGTGAAGGCCACGGGAACTGTCCGTGAGTACAGAACTGAACGATGTCCCCTTAAAGATCCCAAAGAACTGAAGAGAATGAAGAGGGGTTCGTTCGATTACAAAGTTGATGAGAGTGAGGAGATCATCGTGTGCCGCTGGCACGATAGCAGTGTGGTCAACATCTGCTCCAACGCTGTGGGCATAGAGCCAGCGGGGCTGACCAGCCATCACTCAGGAGCAGCCAAGACGCAGGCCCAGGTTCATCAGCCATCCCTGCTGAGGCTGTACCAGGAGAAGGTCGGGGGCGTCGGCCGCATGGACCAGAACATCGCCAAGTACAAGGTGAAGATCCGGGGTATGAAGTGGTACTCGAGTTTCATTGGCTATGTTATTGACGCTGCTCTTAACAATGCATGGCAGCTGCACAGGATATGCTGCCAGGATGCCCAGGTGGACCTTCTGGCCTTCCGGAGATATGTGGCCTGCGTGTACCTAGAGAGCAACGCGGATACATCATCCCAAGGGAGGCGAAGCAGGCGGCTGGAAACCGAGAGCCGCTTTGACATGATTGGGCACTGGATCATCCACCAGGACAAGAGGACCCGGTGTGCCCTGTGCCACTCACAGACCAACACCCGCTGTGAGAAGTGCCAGAAGGGCGTCCATGCCAAGTGCTTCAGGGCGTACCACATCCGGTAA
- the PGBD2 gene encoding piggyBac transposable element-derived protein 2 isoform X2 — MASSSSSLTTGRRTGSKLKSMKLLEVLNALEEEESGQSREEIFIAPPNNASGDFTDEDSGDEDGRRGTHLPGNVLHAFVVPEDSGTGEEDDDLQLQPAMKKQKAAVEPQHVWTKRDICPDFTSWTASDPHMEDLKSQELSPVGLFELFFDEGTINFIVNETNRYAWQKNVNLGLTAQELKCVLGILILSGYISYPRRRMFWETSPDSHHHLVADAIRRDRFELIFSYLHFADNNELDESDRFAKVRPLIVRMNYNFQKHAPLEEFYSFGESMCEYFGHRGSKRLPAGKPVRLGYKIWCGTTSRGYLVWFEPSQGTLFTKPDRGLDLGGSMVVKFVDALQTRGCLPYHIFFDKVFTSVKLMSILRKKGVKATGTVREYRTERCPLKDPKELKRMKRGSFDYKVDESEEIIVCRWHDSSVVNICSNAVGIEPAGLTSHHSGAAKTQAQVHQPSLLRLYQEKVGGVGRMDQNIAKYKVKIRGMKWYSSFIGYVIDAALNNAWQLHRICCQDAQVDLLAFRRYVACVYLESNADTSSQGRRSRRLETESRFDMIGHWIIHQDKRTRCALCHSQTNTRCEKCQKGVHAKCFRAYHIR; from the coding sequence CAGCCTCACTACCGGGAGAAGAACCGGCTCAAAGCTGAAGTCCATGAAGTTGCTTGAGGTTCTGAATGCTCTGGAGGAGGAGGAGTCTGGCCAGAGTAGGGAGGAGATCTTCATTGCACCGCCCAACAATGCTTCAGGGGACTTCACTGATGAGGACTCGGGTGATGAAGATGGCCGGCGAGGAACCCACCTGCCTGGCAATGTGCTGCATGCCTTTGTTGTGCCTGAGGACTCTGGCACCGGGGAGGAGGATGATGACCTGCAGCTGCAGCCAGCCATGAAGAAGCAAAAGGCAGCAGTGGAACCTCAACATGTTTGGACCAAAAGAGATATCTGCCCAGACTTCACCAGTTGGACAGCATCGGATCCTCATATGGAGGATCTCAAAAGCCAGGAACTGAGTCCTGTAGGCCTCTTTGAATTGTTTTTTGATGAAGGAacaattaattttattgttaatGAAACCAATCGTTACGCTTGGCAGAAGAATGTCAACCTGGGTCTCACAGCTCAGGAATTGAAGTGCGTTTTGGGCATTTTGATTTTAAGTGGGTATATCTCCTATCCAAGGAGAAGGATGTTTTGGGAAACATCCCCTGATTCACATCATCATCTCGTGGCTGATGCAATTAGAAGGGACAGATTTGAACTGATTTTCTCATACCTGCATTTTGCAGATAACAATGAGCTTGATGAAAGTGATAGGTTTGCCAAGGTGAGGCCTCTCATTGTCCGCATGAACTACAATTTCCAGAAGCATGCACCCTTGGAAGAGTTCTACAGCTTTGGCGAGTCTATGTGTGAGTACTTTGGACACCGGGGGTCCAAGCGTCTGCCTGCGGGGAAACCTGTGCGGCTGGGCTACAAGATCTGGTGTGGGACGACCAGCAGGGGCTATTTGGTGTGGTTCGAGCCCTCACAGGGCACACTGTTCACTAAGCCAGACAGGGGCCTGGACCTAGGAGGCAGTATGGTGGTGAAATTTGTGGATGCACTTCAGACACGTGGGTGTCTGCCATACCACATATTTTTTGACAAGGTTTTTACAAGTGTCAAATTGATGTCCATTTTAAGGAAGAAGGGAGTGAAGGCCACGGGAACTGTCCGTGAGTACAGAACTGAACGATGTCCCCTTAAAGATCCCAAAGAACTGAAGAGAATGAAGAGGGGTTCGTTCGATTACAAAGTTGATGAGAGTGAGGAGATCATCGTGTGCCGCTGGCACGATAGCAGTGTGGTCAACATCTGCTCCAACGCTGTGGGCATAGAGCCAGCGGGGCTGACCAGCCATCACTCAGGAGCAGCCAAGACGCAGGCCCAGGTTCATCAGCCATCCCTGCTGAGGCTGTACCAGGAGAAGGTCGGGGGCGTCGGCCGCATGGACCAGAACATCGCCAAGTACAAGGTGAAGATCCGGGGTATGAAGTGGTACTCGAGTTTCATTGGCTATGTTATTGACGCTGCTCTTAACAATGCATGGCAGCTGCACAGGATATGCTGCCAGGATGCCCAGGTGGACCTTCTGGCCTTCCGGAGATATGTGGCCTGCGTGTACCTAGAGAGCAACGCGGATACATCATCCCAAGGGAGGCGAAGCAGGCGGCTGGAAACCGAGAGCCGCTTTGACATGATTGGGCACTGGATCATCCACCAGGACAAGAGGACCCGGTGTGCCCTGTGCCACTCACAGACCAACACCCGCTGTGAGAAGTGCCAGAAGGGCGTCCATGCCAAGTGCTTCAGGGCGTACCACATCCGGTAA